The Spinacia oleracea cultivar Varoflay chromosome 2, BTI_SOV_V1, whole genome shotgun sequence DNA segment tcaaaaatttaaaaaacaacatattATAGCGCTTATCTAAAAAGCGCTGTGATATGTTCACATATTATAGCGTTTAGATCTTCTGCGCTATCATATTACCcgtttattatagtaaaaaagACTTCCCGTTTATTATAGGGAACAAAATGTTAAAACGAGTAAAAAGTTAACCACCTAACTCTTTCTCTCCTCGGATTCTCTTCAGTCAATCTGCAAAACCTCAAAACCCCAAAAGTCTCAATGGACGCCGAAACCCTCCTACCAAAGTCCTTCACACGGCGACGAGTTCCTTCAGGCGGCGGCGATTTATTTCAGATGGCGGCGTTTTCTCTCGCCCTGCGCCCTACGATGCTTCTTCTCACTACGAAATTGAATTTTAAGGTAATTCATCCACAAAATTTGCGGAATTTGTTGATTATGTTTGGTTTAATTTTGATTGGGTTAATTATGGGCTATGGGTTTTTGTTCCTCTGAATTGGTATACCTAGGTAGTGAGCATTTAGATTGTAATTGGGTTTTGATTCTTAATTTTGATAATAGGTTGTCGAATTATTTGATTTCATGATTGCATTGGAGCAAAACTTATGGCTACCATAATCCATTAATCAATTCACTCATGTCATTCCATGTAAATTAAACACTGTAAGAAGATGAAATCTGTAATAACTATTACAAAGTTAACCCAACTTGTATAACTATTACAAAGTTAACAAAATTTATGCTTTTTGACTTGCCAAATTTAGAGAGCATCTATGATCGGCAAGTACTGAGTTGCCCGTCTTTGCTTAGATTTGAGGTGTTTAATTGTAAAAAACTCAAGCTTCTTGAGGTCTTGGTGGGACGACAAAATTGTATTATTGAGATTGTAGGAGAGAAAGAATGGACTGATAAAGTGATTGAGTATGGTCCAAGCTCACATTTAAATATACTGAAGCATTAGTTCCTGCAGTGCTATCTACTCCTATGTAAGATTTTTAGTGCTTGTTTGTTATAATTTATGCAGTTTATTGCCTGAAGCATCAGTAGGTCGGAATTGTCTaaatttgagggttttgaattttAGGTGTTCTTGTGTTGGGTTGCTTGAGGAGGCAGAGATTGTGGATGTTACATACTATTATGCTTAGGTATCTCGCATCGCCTGGAAGCTCACCAGGTTGTAAAACTAGGAGCTTTTTAACCATTGTCTACAATTTCTTATTTTAAAAGGctgaaattttgaaagtaagattctttttttttgtcaacTAATAAgagtttttttaattataatattGTGCTTCTGCGGTTGCTAATAAGTTAAAGAGACTCTCAAGAGCTAGGGGCTTGACAAAGTACAAAACCTATAGGATTGTTACAATGAGTGCTGAATTGTTGTTTGAATTTTAATGATATTTTGGAAGTAGGACATCAGAATTGGAACTACAAATTTAGGAAATTTTCCATAATGAAAATGGGAGGGGGTGGAAATTTTCAGGCATACTATTATGCAAAAAGTTTTTAATTGCTGATAGACTTTATTGGTGTTGATTTTGTTCTGAAAAAATGTTCTTACTTTATCAGGTTGATCTAACAATGTGTTCTGATGCAGGTTATTGACTATTGTAGCTCATATTGGTGGTATAATATTTGTTAAAGTAGTATCTGGATTGTTGGAAAAATGGGTTCAGAAGGTCCTGCACCGTCAGCAGTAACAGACTAACAGTTCATGTTAAGAAGTTTCATGGAGTTGCTGAAAATCCGACAGAGACAATTGTGCGTAATCTGAAAGAATACATGGAGAAGAAGGGTTTACCAAAAGGGCTGGCTTTAGGGAGCTGCAATGTTCTTGAAACTGCAGGACTTGGGGCATTTGCTCCTCTTCATCAGACGCTGCCATCTGCCATTAATAGGAATGATTCAGAATTGCCAAATTCTGGGACTGTTATTTGGGTCAGTTGCTCAATACTTTCTTCTTCACAGTTTGTTGAATAAAATTTGATGCAAAATAGTTAAATAGTTGTATGGGATTCTCTCTACTTTAAATTTCTGGCATTTGTTGCACCAAAAGCTGAATCATCTTATGTTATTATAAGTTGCTGTTGATTCTATACCAACTGGGAGTTTGCCTGTGTGATAGGTGGAAATCATACTTTGAGTAATCTTTTACCCTTCACTTGCTGAATACGTTTTATGGTACTTTCGCTATGCCATATCGCATGCTTAGATAGTGATACCAATCAATTAGAACCCACGATTTGGTGGGAGCTTGCCAGTGTTCGGACACATTATATTTCAGTGTCAGCACTATAAAAAAAGCGTTTCTACACTTGGGGTAGGAGGAGCAGCAAAATATGTTTGTGGTTCAATGTGAACTTAGTTACCTTATATAATGATTGGAACTAAAAATTGGAACTAGGACATCAGAATTGGACATGCTGAATTGTTGTTTGAATTTTAATGATATTTTGGAAGTAGGACGTCAGAATTGGAACTACAAATTTAGGAAGATGGGAGATTTTGCATTCTAAAGTTGGAGGTTAATACATAGCTTCAATTAAGAAGTATGTATACTTCGTTTTTGTTTTGTCATAAGTTATTATGTTTTTTCCATAAGTTTGAGATTTTTCATGATTGAAGACATCCTAGCCAATAGAGGATTGAGAAGATCCAATAATATTCTTTTTTATATTCCTAATGGTTTTGTTTCTTAATGTAACTATGTTTTTCTAGGTATGCAGAGATCGTATAATTCAGGAGGAGTTCAATTCTCTAAGCCTTTCTAAGTTGCAGAAGTATTTGACAGATGAGGAATACAGGTAGGTGACATTTTTATTGTCATATGTCAGTATTGTTTTACTTATCTTTGGTTGAAGTCTACACTTATATTAATATGGAAATAGATAGTCTCTCTCCCCGTCAGTTTTGCTCAGGTTTTCTTCTGGGAAATATGCTTTTTGTCCCTGCTACAATATGGCTCTTGGGTTTTATATCTTGTTGCGAGATGTAGACCAATTTGGTGCTAACTATAACAGTTTTGCTGGCCGGCCAGTGGTAGCTCCTCATTCTCTTTGGAATATATTGCGATGTGGTTGTTGTGGGACTGAATCTAAATGTGTAAACTTCATCTTGGCAGAGAGATAGATGAAGATATATCTCGACTAAAGACTAGTTCTCAGCTTACTAGCTGATCTTGGCTGCAATTGATCAATCTTGTTCGAGGATCTCATAAATTAAATCTCCCAGTTTGGGGCTGCAGAGCTACATGCGGTCTCTTCCTTCATAGGCGGGATTGCGTCACATGAAGTGATAAAGGTATGCtatatttatcaagattttattgttttattcTGTTTTATTGTCAAGATCCATAGCGCCTAAGAGTTGGATTAACACTTGCAAAATACTTAGTGTGGTAGCTAGTGATTAGTGGCTTCCTTGGACATGCAACACTTTAGAGATTCATTAATAGTACGCATTCCCTGTAAAGATCTCCACAACTTAAGAACCGGCTATGTACTATACTTTTCACTTATGGCTTCTGATGTCAAAGGAACAATCTTATTCTGTAATGGTACTCGGACCATCTTCATCTTTGTCACTTTTGTCTGAGTAAACAAAATGGAAGGGCTACGAGTCTGATTTGATGAACAAGACTTCTTTTGCCTTCACTTATTGGTAGACTAGATTCCTTTGCTTGGACTACTACTGTCTTGTGTAACTGTTTACTTTGTCCTACATCTGACATCCCAGATGAACCTCTTGGTTTTTGAGTCAGATTTTTCATGGCATCCATCTCGGATCCATCTCCGTAGCTTCAATTGATAATATATCAGCAAGGAATTATCTGTAattcttttccaaaaacatcataatctattactataatgtgaagttcaattttttttcatgtATGGCACTTATTGTTTATGGTAATACTAATTCTTTCGGGTTTTTCCTTTCTATATATGTATGAATTATTATACCCCATTGTTTCGCAGTACTTTTCAGATTGTCAGTTTCCAAGTTATGACAAGGAGCAGATTGACTAAGTAAGAACCGAATGGGTGCGCCATGTTGTTCAACAATTGTATAATAGCTAGGTTATGTTGaaggaacaaaaaaaataagactctattaattaatgtattttacgtagtttaatgtttagaattttattttagatctaTGTAATCGGTTTTATTAGGGTTACAATTGCAAAAATTCTTTTAATTCAggtttggaaattaattttcaaCTATTTACTATTCTTCAATATATGGTGTTATTTTGTGGCAAAAAATGAGATACTTTTCAGgtatataataaatataaaaaaaataataataataactttgATAGCGCTCTATATACATCTgctattagaaaataatttaaaaattggCGGTAAACCTTTAATAGCGtttctttaatagcgcttataaaGTGCTATGAAAGAAAAATTTGAATTATCCTAATATTACATATGACAGCGCTTttgaaaagcgctattaaaggtaccttttacttttaatagcggAGCCAACAACAGCGCTTCAAGAAGCGTTGTTAAAAGCATtattaagcgctattaaaagcatTTTCTGTCGTAGTGTTTGAATCGATAAATTGATAAACCATATTCTACCAACAGGTGCTATAATATTACTAATAATTTTCTTAATCTAACATTATATTAGTATTTTACTTGGACAAGTTATGTAAAATGTTATCCCTTATTTGTCATTTAATTAATAGTTTGGATAATGGTATTAAACAATATATAAAAATCTCATAAATATGCATTATTATTCTTAAATTAACGAGTTTGCGAGCTCTCGAACCGAACACCATTGAGTTTGAGTTGGGTTCGTTTAGTTATCGAACCATAAATTTAAGCTCAAGCTTGGTTCATTTACAAAAGAATCGAGCTCGAGCCGAACTTTTATCGAAACGATTCCGAACTTTTCACGAACAGTTCTGTTCGTGTCCACCCATACTTATAATTTAACAACTTAACTTTTGACCTATCAGCAAACcaaaaataaatgtgattatgTAAGATGTTATTTGGTGGATTGGTGATTGGTCTAAATGTATAAACTTCTGCACCCTTGTTTTTAAGTATTTATCactttaaatatttattttatgttcTATATTATATGTCGGTTTTACGATAACAATGCATATAATTTAAACAACTATATTTTGTGTTTAACTTTGTCACACTAAGATTGCACTCGATCTCttcaaatttaacaaaaaaaaatcatttcaagtccaataagttcaggTACGTTCTATCAAGGTCAAATAAGTTCCATTAATAAGTTTCACAAGTTCCAATAAAATTTATTTGAACAGAACGCAACCTAGATAACTATAGTAAAGAGCAATGTGACTAGCTGTCATTAAAAATAAGTTTATAGTGAGCaaatttaatcaattaatttctttGACGACCAGTGGCATGGCTTTAGAGGAAGTTCATTTTTACAAGGCTCTCAAACGAGCTATCATATCTTTCTCTTCCATTTTTTTTATCTACAAAACACTCTCAGGAGCTCTTTCAAACTAAACAACATTGGTGAATTCTCCAAAAGAACTACTAAAGCTCCTTTCCACGATTTGGTGGTCCTCGCGATGGAGAGTCGTGTCTAAGTGTCACAAAGATATAGTTGCCCATCATATTTACTTGGAAATCCTGACCAAGAGTTATTCTCATGTAACTCTCCACAAAGAGCAACTCAATTCAAGATCCAACTCTAACCCAACATCGGGGTAGAATTAGATCTTGATTTTGTCACTTTGGAGATTCACTCCAAGAATCCAAGGACCCTAACGTATAAGCTTTTAAGCGACGAAATTGATGTTAATTCAATTACATAGACATTTTTGTACAAATGAGCTAGAAAAACTATGTAAACTACAtttgagaaaaaaaatattccaaATTGTTATCATTATACACAGACCcacaattttaaaattttaacccATCAAGTCAAGAgttcattaattaattacaaagacAAATTTATGGCAATAGTGTAACTTTAAATACAAGTATTTAgatcaataaaaataataataaaaaaatcttaATTTTAAGGAGTTGATTGGTGTGGGTCCAATGGTGAGTCAGGACTCAGTCAGGATTGATAGGGAGAGTATCTTACAAGTCAATGTTTTGTGATTAAAAAATTCCCCCACCCTAATTACAGTAATTACTCTTTTAACACCTGCCCCAACCAAAAAGGAAAAAGTCCCAAAGTAGTGGGGCCCTCCCTCAACTGCCCACGATTCCCGGGCAGTACTTCCCTCCAGATTCCAGATCGTTACTTTATTTGCCCGTGACACGTGCGACCTCGATGAACCCAAAAAGAATAGCCACTACTCACTAGGAACGTGACAAAGCATACGTGGGAGAAAGCTAGCTAAATAATTGTACTCCGTAATAATTATATTCCAgtttaataaacaaaaataattgcATAGTTTGTGGTTGGAGAAATGGTAATTGATATTGCTAATCACGAGGTCACAGGAATCTCCAGACTTAGCTGTTAGATCTTGCTTCCTACAGGGTTACCACCGTAAAGTCGTAAACTATTTTCACTCACCTAATGTTTATATTCAActcctaaaaattaaaatcaagtttcttcaaaaaaaaaaaattaaaattaaaatcaaagaaaataatGCAAGTGGCGAATGTTTAGAAACGGAGAGACTATTGTTTAGCCACCCGATTAGACATGGTCTCTAAAAATAAACACCCCTATGAAAGTGCTCCAAGAAATCCTAAAAGTAATGCTTGGTAGTGGCTCAAGCGAATATTTGCGGAGCTGAGCTGGTTAACATGTGCAGCTGTGCTAGATGCTGGTTCAGTATGGTCCCTTATTCTTAcctattaaaaataaataaattaggatACCGTTAATTTCACATgaatttcatttatattattttaccttttttttatagGTCTCAACTTATCTTATACTCCCTCAATATCTAttactttatactaaaacagacactaGGAATGACAtatgtcacttcctggtgcaaAAATTTTCCGCCAAAATTCATTTTCCTAAAAAGTGTatctattttaattttattctctatccttttttataaactatttatgtatggacaaatattagtttatatattatgacaataataattttgataattttttttagtaatattttagtcaaatcggtacattaataatggaaaatatattcaCTCGAAATTTTGATCCAATTACCATTACGCAtttaaaatatgcatattagatgaataaatttaaatggaTATGTTCAAATTTTATAATGATGCAGTAGTTTGGAGatatttcagttaaatattttgtaaaaacaatgatcaaaatccgtgcgtgcacgggatctaatctagtatattttaaaaatacactTTTCTTATTcaactttattttattaaagagatacactttctaTTTTGGGCATGTCATGATCTCCATTTACAATTATATTAATCTTTCTATCCCTTTTGTGGTACTCACACTCACTCACATACGGAGTACTCTTTTTACCACAATAAATAATCCACCGACTAACAATTTCTTCCAATCTATTactttactatatactaaaagagacaccaggaatgacacgtgtcaattcctggtgcaactttttcccgccaaaaaaatttatttcttttttcctttttttcttaaATTACTAATCTATTACTTGAAAAAATAAAACGGTTTCCTAGAGAATATTAAAGATATACcgtatatataaatataaaacgGTTTCCTAAATTAACTTTTGGAGAATATCTTAAATTAAAGCAACGTCGTATATGTAAGAGATAAAAAATTAGTAAATATATTATCTaaatttgagtaaatatattattattaaatgtACCAAATCCATTATAAAAGATTCGGTAAATTTACCAAATCTATAAGTCTTTGGTAAATTTATCTTAAATGGAATAAAAGATTTGGTAAAAAATATTTCATTACATATATCATTGATAATGGTAAATGGTTTGATTTTATAATCTATGTTTGATAAATTTACAAAGTTGTatatataaaagaataaaaaataagtacaCTTAATAATATTTGACCTTAATTTCTGGTCATAATTTCAGCAATAATCTATTACTatcttttttttcttaaattactaatctattacttaaaaaaataaaacggtTTCCTAGCGAATATTAAAAACATAacatatatataaaaataaaacggTTTTCTAAATTATCGTTTGGAGAATATATTAAAGCAACGTCGTATATATAAGAGATAAAAAATAAGTACACTTAATAATATTTAACCTTACTTTTTTGTCATAATTTCAGCAATAATAGCAATCTTTGGAGAATATATTAAAGCAAAGTCGAACTTTCCTAAAAATGGTCTCGCTGAAATTACGACCTTAGATAAATAGATTCCTTAACTTAAGTACAATTGATAATATTTTACCTTAGTTTCTGGTCATAATTTTTGAGAAAATAGCAATGTTTGGAGAATATATTAAAGCAAGGTCGTACTTTCCTCAAAATGGTCAATTTAGATTACTAAAATCGTTGAAATTACGAGCTTACATAAATTTGGTCATACTTTCAGCGATTTCAGCAATCTTTAGATAATATATCAAGCAAGATTTCAGCgggaaaaagaaaaaacgaTATagaataatacggagtaatatataGTGCACATTATGAAAATTATATATCACAAAAATTATATACATAAAAAATACAAGGAGAACTTTGACAAATTCATCAGAAAAATATGACACGTACATCATGACTTTCAGCTTCATTCTTCAAATCAacgcttaaaaaaaaaaattgacatttttagattattaaataaaatcttTGGGAATATTCCATGCAGTATAAAAATCGTGAAAGTGTACCATTAAGAAACCACGAGTTCACTGATCGATCATGTTATTCTTAAAATTACTATaactttcaaacacaaaaatcaATAATGGCACAAAATATCGCGATGATTAAGGACATAAATCCTACTACGGAAAATTTGATACTACAAGTTAGACTTATTCGTTTATGGACACTGGCATCCTTCAAAATCCCGGTTGATGTTTGCTCTATTGACATGGCCGGTGTTGTTAGATGCAGAGGTAATCACTTTTATCTTATTTCAAGTTTATGGACAACTTTATTATCGTCTTcactatattaattattttattatagtTACGTCATTTCTCATTTCATGTTAGGGTGAGAAAATACAAGCGACTATCAAGAAATATTAGTTGAGAACATTCCAGCCTCTACTTAATGAGGGTGAACTATAACTATATCAAACTTTGGTGTTGGAAAGAGTAGTGGGAATATAAGCCCATTGGTCACCTACGAAATATATTTTTGGTTTTTAACTCGAGTTAATGTCTTACTGGCGGCAAATATTCCTACATATGGTTTTGATTTGGTGCCTTTTGATACAATTATTTCAAACAGCCTAGATAACACCTGTTTAATGGGTATGATAAAATTCCTCTTTTCAAAACATAAGATATGATTTATAGTATATAGATAGTTTgctaacataaaattgtattttcatGCAATAGATGTGATTGTATATCTTTCTGGAGTAACAAGTAGTGATGATTATATGAGGAATATTTTTAACAAAGCAACTCACTATTCAATTAGAGGATCTCCAGTAAGTTAAATAAGTGTTTCCTAAATAAAGATTTTGAATAATGTATTATTACTATGTTCATGGGGAATTTCAGAAAAAAATGTTATGAGTTATACTATGTGGAATCATTATGCTGATGAATTGACTACTTACTTGTCCGAGCACCGAAATTGTCAAGTTATACTAATAGTCCAATTTGCGAAAATCAAGAATTGGCAAGGTATGAAATAAATTGATTGGTGGATTATGAGAAAATATATTATGTGATATTTATATAACATATCTATCTTATCCATATAAAGGTACTAATGGATTATATCAAGTTCACTTTTTGCAACAAGACTTCATATCAATTCAAATGTTGAAGAAATCAATGCTTTTAAAAATAGGTATGTAAACAAGACAATTAATATATATACTTCATATTGTAGGTATACTTGAAAGGTATTATAAGAGATATATATCAAAAAGTGAATTCATGAATTAGAAGGAATGATAAATGGTTTTTACAAATATCTTTTGTTTTTTGTAGCTTTGGGAATGGAGGAAAGACTTCATCAGAAATGATGACTCAAATAAATAGTCATACCTCTCAGAAAAATGAAAATTGAATTCCTAAAAAAATCAGAGCGAAAGCAGGTTGATGAGATACATGAGCGACGGAAGAAAATATATACACAAGAGGCAAGTGATTAATTCTATTACTTTtcttatataataaagttttgtGTAAATACTTTCTTCCACTTTAGCTACTTTAAAATGTTTAGTGTTATGGAAAATTAATTGttacaaattttatttttaagtgTATCTTCTACATTATTTTGAATCACCGTGCGTGACACGGGTCCtaaactaataaataataattcaatacaccactttcattttattttaataaatttcaaCTCACCCTACGAAAATTACCTGCCGATTAAAatgtattttttaaataatatggagggattattgtattattttttCGTATTACCCATTATATATCTGATCTTATTGCTTGGAAATTAAGGGAAGTTAT contains these protein-coding regions:
- the LOC130468006 gene encoding uncharacterized protein isoform X2 encodes the protein MEKKGLPKGLALGSCNVLETAGLGAFAPLHQTLPSAINRNDSELPNSGTVIWVCRDRIIQEEFNSLSLSKLQKYLTDEEYSFAQVFFWEICFLSLLQYGSWVLYLVARCRPIWC
- the LOC130468006 gene encoding uncharacterized protein isoform X3, which translates into the protein MEKKGLPKGLALGSCNVLETAGLGAFAPLHQTLPSAINRNDSELPNSGTVIWVCRDRIIQEEFNSLSLSKLQKYLTDEEYREIDEDISRLKTSSQLTS
- the LOC130468006 gene encoding uncharacterized protein isoform X1, whose amino-acid sequence is MEKKGLPKGLALGSCNVLETAGLGAFAPLHQTLPSAINRNDSELPNSGTVIWVCRDRIIQEEFNSLSLSKLQKYLTDEEYSLSPRQFCSGFLLGNMLFVPATIWLLGFISCCEM